The Spodoptera frugiperda isolate SF20-4 chromosome 9, AGI-APGP_CSIRO_Sfru_2.0, whole genome shotgun sequence genome contains a region encoding:
- the LOC118270891 gene encoding uncharacterized protein LOC118270891 has product MSRDIMSEQQINIKFVKEVQKYPILYNFELPSYSRRDVSDEAWKEVGKAMNMTPSACRERWRNLRAVFMRTMKAPPPRVTGKKKPYYLADVMQFVVPFMRPIAMAEAAKDKQKKNQAVDPKEGDNQPIEVEIEHIKVEQVEQEEDSDEYGQSSVEGDREGTPLARKRSLQDDRPSQSSKTAKLQPSSIAALDSDHVKSFLNSLLPELHEMSSQQFKHFKRRVLLLIDDITTEIPASPRRHRDDEYIL; this is encoded by the exons ATGTCGCGAGATATTATGAGTGAGCAACAAATCAATATCAAATTCGTTAAAGAGGTACAGAAATATCCTATTCTGTACAACTTCGAGTTGCCTTCGTACTCTCGGAGGGACGTTAGCGACGAGGCTTGGAAAGAAGTGGGCAAGGCCATGAATATGACAC caTCAGCCTGCAGAGAAAGATGGCGAAACCTGAGAGCTGTCTTCATGAGGACTATGAAAGCGCCGCCGCCGAGGGTCACAGGGAAAAAGAAACCTTATTACTTAGCCGATGTGATGCAATTTGTCGTGCCATTTATGAGACCGATCGCTATGGCAGAAGCGGCGAAGGATAAACAAAAGAAGAATCAAGCAGTAGATCCTAAAGAAGGTGATAATCAGCCGATTGAAGTGGAGATCGAACATATCAAGGTGGAGCAGGTGGAACAGGAGGAGGACTCGGATGAGTACGGCCAGTCCTCTGTCGAGGGGGACAGGGAAGGAACTCCGCTGGCGAGGAAACGATCCTTGCAGGACGACAGACCCTCACAGTCCAGCAAGACGGCCAAGCTACAGCCGTCATCCATCGCAGCTCTGGACAGCGATCACGTGAAGTCATTCCTCAATAGCCTCCTACCAGAACTTCATGAAATGAGCTCACAGCAGTTCAAACACTTCAAAAGACGCGTTCTGCTGCTGATAGACGACATCACGACAGAAATACCGGCCAGTCCGAGGAGACACCGAGACGAtgaatacattttgtaa